The following are encoded together in the Streptomyces asoensis genome:
- a CDS encoding carbohydrate ABC transporter permease — protein MDKLNGTVVRAFLIVVGLFWLVPTIGLLISSLRAPEDMSASGWWTVFGEPSQLTFDSYRKLLENGDITGSLVNTVLITVPATILVVVIGALAGYAFAWMEFPGRDWWFLGVVGLLVVPVQVALIPIAELFGKIGLFGNILGVILFHVGFGLPFAVFLLRNFFAEIPRELLEAARLDGAGELRLFARVVMPLGGPAIASLGIFQFLWVWNDMLVALVFTNADSQPITVALQTQVRQFGNNIDVLAPGAFISMVIPLAVFFAFQRQFVSGVMAGAVK, from the coding sequence ATGGACAAGCTCAACGGCACGGTGGTGCGCGCCTTCCTGATCGTCGTCGGCCTGTTCTGGCTGGTGCCGACGATCGGGCTGCTGATCTCGTCGCTGCGCGCCCCCGAGGACATGAGCGCGAGCGGCTGGTGGACGGTGTTCGGCGAACCCTCCCAGCTCACCTTCGACAGCTACCGCAAGCTGCTGGAGAACGGCGACATCACCGGCTCCCTCGTCAACACCGTGCTGATCACGGTGCCGGCGACGATCCTGGTCGTCGTCATCGGCGCCCTCGCGGGCTACGCGTTCGCGTGGATGGAGTTCCCCGGCCGGGACTGGTGGTTCCTGGGCGTGGTGGGGCTCCTGGTGGTGCCGGTGCAGGTGGCGCTCATCCCGATCGCCGAACTCTTCGGCAAGATCGGTCTGTTCGGGAACATCCTGGGGGTGATCCTGTTCCACGTCGGGTTCGGTCTGCCCTTCGCGGTGTTCCTGCTGCGGAACTTCTTCGCGGAGATCCCCCGCGAACTGCTGGAGGCGGCCCGTCTCGACGGGGCGGGTGAACTGCGCCTGTTCGCACGGGTCGTGATGCCGCTGGGCGGGCCCGCGATCGCGTCCCTGGGCATCTTCCAGTTCCTGTGGGTGTGGAACGACATGCTGGTCGCGCTGGTGTTCACCAACGCCGACAGCCAGCCGATCACGGTGGCGCTCCAGACGCAGGTGCGGCAGTTCGGGAACAACATCGACGTGCTGGCGCCCGGCGCGTTCATCTCGATGGTGATCCCGCTGGCCGTGTTCTTCGCGTTCCAGCGGCAGTTCGTGTCCGGCGTGATGGCGGGCGCGGTCAAGTAG
- a CDS encoding bifunctional glycosyltransferase family 2 protein/CDP-glycerol:glycerophosphate glycerophosphotransferase has translation MPRFSIIVPSHGVAGRLSLALDSVLAQSFGDLELIPVGDAPGTPAAVLAAGYARRDPRVTPVHSPPSAGLSGARNTGMRAATGDYLLFLDGDDVLAPGALAALDGRLAETGDVDVLYAEHERTPWWEGEPANPAAPLLAKAPKDAFGPARAPDVTGVLLPAWGTAYRRSFVGAHRLVFPDGHFTDVGFGGLVTVHAERVAVLRSVVVRHLLRRQGSRPNLPGDHHLDLLDRVEDVLTRAAGQGLPADRSGPLFEQLFAAVLKTAAHPARLTGRRRRAFFRRAGRLYRRHRPAGYRGPGGSLGVQHRLLATGAYTAFRLLGGANRKACAAARRVPRPRGLRTRWYYRRQLRRPLDPDLAVFCAYWGRGYACNPAAIHAKAAELAPHIRSVFLVEADQAHTMPEGVDHAVIGSRRAWQVLARATYLVNNANFAEGVVKREGSVHVQTQHGTPLKKMGVDQSTYPVVAAATGSFTKLLGRVDRWDYNLSSNTHSTQMWERAFPGSYEQLEYGYPRNDVLHTATAADVIRLRRELGVPEGSTAVLYAPTHRDHRTGFEPGLDLEAFCEAAGENVVVLLRAHYFYDGGAGRGTGRVIDVTGHRSSEEVCLAADVLVTDYSSIMFDYANLDRPIVVYADDWDVYRETRGVYFDLPAAPPGPVARTPEELARVFRDGSYADAGAAALRAAFRSRFCQFDDGRAAERVVRRVLLGEPPESIAPVRPLAERVPAPAAATLVRS, from the coding sequence ATGCCCCGCTTCAGCATCATCGTCCCGTCCCATGGGGTCGCGGGCCGGCTGTCCCTGGCGCTGGACTCCGTCCTGGCCCAGTCCTTCGGTGACCTCGAGCTGATCCCCGTCGGCGACGCGCCGGGCACCCCGGCCGCGGTCCTCGCCGCCGGGTACGCGCGCCGGGACCCCCGGGTCACCCCCGTGCACTCGCCGCCGTCCGCCGGGCTGAGCGGGGCCCGCAACACCGGCATGCGGGCGGCGACCGGCGACTACCTGCTGTTCCTCGACGGCGACGACGTCCTCGCCCCGGGCGCCCTGGCGGCCCTGGACGGTCGGCTGGCCGAGACCGGCGACGTCGACGTCCTCTACGCCGAGCACGAGCGCACCCCCTGGTGGGAGGGCGAACCCGCCAACCCCGCCGCCCCGCTGCTGGCGAAGGCGCCGAAGGACGCCTTCGGCCCCGCCCGGGCCCCGGACGTCACCGGCGTGCTGCTGCCCGCCTGGGGCACGGCCTACCGGCGCTCCTTCGTCGGCGCCCACCGGCTCGTCTTCCCCGACGGCCACTTCACGGACGTCGGCTTCGGCGGCCTGGTCACCGTGCACGCCGAGCGGGTCGCGGTGCTGCGCTCGGTCGTCGTACGACACCTGCTGCGCCGCCAGGGCAGCCGGCCGAACCTGCCGGGCGACCACCATCTCGACCTCCTGGACCGGGTCGAGGACGTGCTCACCCGCGCCGCCGGACAGGGGCTCCCGGCGGACCGGTCGGGTCCGCTCTTCGAGCAGCTCTTCGCGGCCGTCCTCAAGACCGCCGCGCACCCGGCCCGGCTGACCGGGCGCCGCCGCCGGGCCTTCTTCCGCCGCGCCGGCCGGCTCTACCGGCGTCACCGCCCCGCCGGGTACCGCGGGCCGGGTGGCAGCCTGGGGGTGCAGCACCGGCTGCTGGCGACCGGCGCGTACACGGCGTTCCGCCTGCTGGGCGGCGCCAACCGGAAGGCCTGCGCCGCCGCCCGGCGGGTGCCGCGCCCCCGTGGACTGCGCACCCGCTGGTACTACCGGCGCCAGCTGCGCCGCCCCCTCGACCCCGACCTGGCCGTCTTCTGCGCCTACTGGGGGCGGGGCTACGCGTGCAACCCGGCCGCCATCCACGCCAAGGCCGCCGAACTCGCCCCGCACATCCGCTCGGTGTTCCTCGTCGAGGCCGACCAGGCGCACACGATGCCGGAGGGCGTCGACCACGCCGTCATCGGCAGCCGCCGCGCCTGGCAGGTCCTGGCCCGCGCCACGTACCTGGTCAACAACGCCAACTTCGCGGAGGGCGTCGTCAAGCGGGAGGGCAGCGTGCACGTGCAGACGCAGCACGGCACCCCGCTGAAGAAGATGGGCGTCGACCAGTCCACGTACCCGGTCGTGGCCGCCGCGACCGGGTCCTTCACCAAGCTGCTCGGCCGGGTGGACCGCTGGGACTACAACCTCTCCTCCAACACCCACTCCACGCAGATGTGGGAGCGCGCCTTCCCCGGCTCGTACGAGCAGCTGGAGTACGGCTATCCGCGCAACGACGTCCTCCACACGGCGACCGCGGCCGACGTGATCCGTCTGCGGCGCGAACTCGGCGTGCCGGAGGGCAGCACGGCCGTCCTGTACGCGCCCACCCACCGCGACCACCGCACCGGCTTCGAGCCGGGACTGGACCTGGAGGCCTTCTGCGAGGCGGCCGGCGAGAACGTCGTCGTGCTGCTGCGGGCGCACTACTTCTACGACGGGGGCGCCGGCCGCGGCACCGGCCGTGTCATCGACGTGACCGGGCACCGCTCCTCCGAGGAGGTCTGTCTGGCCGCCGACGTGCTGGTCACCGACTACTCGTCGATCATGTTCGACTACGCCAACCTGGACCGTCCGATCGTCGTGTACGCCGACGACTGGGACGTCTACCGGGAGACCCGGGGCGTCTACTTCGACCTCCCCGCGGCCCCGCCGGGACCGGTCGCCCGCACGCCGGAGGAACTGGCGCGCGTGTTCCGCGACGGCTCGTACGCGGACGCAGGTGCCGCCGCCCTGCGGGCCGCCTTCCGGTCCCGTTTCTGCCAGTTCGACGACGGCCGGGCCGCCGAGCGGGTGGTGCGCCGGGTGCTGCTCGGCGAACCCCCGGAGTCGATCGCGCCCGTGCGGCCGCTCGCCGAGCGCGTTCCCGCCCCCGCCGCCGCCACCCTCGTAAGGAGCTGA
- a CDS encoding bifunctional glycosyltransferase family 2 protein/CDP-glycerol:glycerophosphate glycerophosphotransferase, with product MPRFSVIVPAYKVQAYLHECLESVLSQSFTDLELIVVDDRSPDACGDIIDEYAALDARVHAVHLPENGGLGRARNAGMERASGDYLLFLDSDDTLTPGALHAIADRVRETGEPDVLVYDYASTYWSGDTVRNKFAELLTEEGPAPFRLEDRPELLRVLMVAWNKAYRREFVRSVGLTFPPGYYEDTPWTYPALMAARTLATLDRVCVHYRQRRRGNILSTTSRGHFDVFDQYDRVFAFVDQRPELDRWRPVLFRRMVDHLSTVFTKRDRLPRGSRAEFLRKARAHYRRYRTPGAAVPLRSRLRHTLVHFGVHRTYRVLQASMTVRRRTHKAVSKLTRALRAAVLQAHYRVQLRLPLRADRAVFAAYWGRGHSCNPGALEAAFRTFAPHVRTAWIAHPEHRPAVPPGPRHVRPGTAAYWTALARSKYLVNNVNFDRRLVKRPGQVFVQTQHGTPLKHMGLDLQERPAAARGTDFAELLKGVDKWDYLLSANRHTTLTWERVYPGSYETLEYGFPRNDVFQRATPQDVARLRESLGIPRDTVALLYAPTHRDYRRVQRSPLDLERVLRRLGPRYVILARAHYWQQAPLVRQVPGVIDVTGHPSVESLCLASDALVTDYSSLMFDYAGLDRPIVIHAEDWEAYDAARGTYFDLRASPPGAVAGSEDELVDIFTSGHWRDSRSNRLRAAFRERFCPHDDGRAAERVVRRVVLGETRLPPVVPLAERRPVPSAAASAAMPAGRPALDHVPPPAGPVLPVTDRR from the coding sequence TTGCCCAGGTTCAGTGTCATCGTCCCCGCGTACAAGGTTCAGGCGTACCTGCACGAGTGCCTCGAATCGGTGCTGTCCCAGTCGTTCACCGACCTGGAGCTGATCGTCGTCGACGACCGGTCGCCGGACGCCTGCGGCGACATCATCGACGAGTACGCGGCCCTCGACGCGCGCGTGCACGCCGTGCACCTGCCGGAGAACGGCGGCCTCGGGCGGGCCCGCAACGCGGGCATGGAGCGGGCGAGCGGCGACTACCTGTTGTTCCTGGACTCCGACGACACGCTCACCCCGGGCGCGCTGCACGCGATCGCCGACCGGGTGCGGGAGACGGGCGAGCCGGACGTCCTGGTCTACGACTACGCGAGCACGTACTGGTCGGGCGACACGGTCCGCAACAAGTTCGCCGAGCTGCTCACCGAGGAAGGCCCCGCGCCCTTCCGGCTGGAGGACCGCCCGGAGCTGCTCAGGGTCCTGATGGTGGCCTGGAACAAGGCCTACCGGCGGGAGTTCGTCCGGTCCGTGGGCCTGACGTTCCCGCCCGGCTACTACGAGGACACGCCGTGGACGTACCCGGCCCTGATGGCGGCGCGCACGCTCGCGACGCTGGACCGGGTCTGCGTGCACTACCGCCAGCGCCGCCGGGGCAACATCCTGTCCACCACGAGCCGGGGGCACTTCGACGTCTTCGACCAGTACGACCGGGTCTTCGCTTTCGTCGACCAGCGGCCCGAACTCGACCGGTGGCGGCCGGTGCTGTTCCGCCGCATGGTCGACCACCTCTCGACGGTCTTCACCAAGCGCGACCGGCTCCCGCGCGGGTCGCGCGCCGAGTTCCTGCGCAAGGCCCGTGCGCACTACCGCCGATACCGCACCCCGGGCGCCGCGGTGCCGTTGCGTTCCCGGCTGCGGCACACCCTGGTCCACTTCGGCGTGCACCGCACCTACCGGGTGCTCCAGGCGTCCATGACCGTGCGGCGGCGGACCCACAAGGCCGTCTCCAAACTCACCCGCGCGCTGCGGGCGGCCGTCCTCCAGGCCCACTACCGCGTCCAGCTGCGGCTGCCGCTGCGTGCCGACCGGGCCGTGTTCGCCGCCTACTGGGGCCGCGGGCACAGCTGCAACCCGGGGGCGCTGGAAGCCGCGTTCCGCACCTTCGCGCCGCATGTGCGCACCGCGTGGATCGCGCACCCCGAGCACCGTCCGGCCGTCCCGCCGGGTCCGCGGCACGTGCGCCCCGGGACGGCCGCGTACTGGACGGCGCTGGCCCGCTCCAAGTACCTGGTGAACAACGTCAACTTCGACCGGCGGCTGGTCAAGCGCCCCGGGCAGGTCTTCGTGCAGACCCAGCACGGCACCCCCCTCAAGCACATGGGCCTCGACCTCCAGGAGCGTCCGGCGGCCGCCCGCGGCACGGACTTCGCCGAGCTGCTGAAGGGCGTCGACAAATGGGACTACCTCCTGTCGGCCAACCGCCACACCACCCTCACCTGGGAGCGCGTCTACCCGGGGAGCTACGAGACGCTCGAGTACGGCTTCCCCCGCAACGACGTCTTCCAGCGGGCGACGCCGCAGGACGTGGCCCGGCTGCGCGAGTCGCTCGGCATCCCCCGCGACACGGTCGCCCTCCTGTACGCGCCCACGCACCGCGACTACCGCCGTGTACAGCGCTCCCCGCTCGACCTGGAGCGCGTGCTGCGCCGCCTGGGGCCGCGCTACGTGATCCTGGCCCGCGCCCACTACTGGCAGCAGGCGCCGCTGGTGCGGCAGGTGCCCGGCGTCATCGACGTCACCGGCCATCCGAGCGTGGAGTCCCTCTGCCTGGCCTCGGACGCCCTGGTCACCGACTATTCGTCGCTCATGTTCGACTACGCGGGACTGGACCGCCCCATCGTCATCCACGCCGAGGACTGGGAGGCCTACGACGCGGCCCGGGGCACCTACTTCGACCTGCGGGCCTCCCCGCCGGGCGCGGTCGCGGGCAGCGAGGACGAGCTGGTCGACATCTTCACGAGCGGCCACTGGCGCGATTCCCGCTCGAACCGGTTGCGGGCTGCGTTCCGTGAGCGGTTCTGCCCGCACGACGACGGCCGCGCCGCCGAGCGCGTCGTACGCCGGGTGGTGCTGGGCGAGACGCGGCTGCCGCCGGTCGTGCCGCTCGCCGAGCGCCGCCCGGTGCCGTCGGCCGCCGCCTCGGCGGCGATGCCCGCGGGGCGCCCCGCGCTCGACCACGTGCCCCCGCCCGCCGGCCCGGTCCTGCCCGTCACCGACCGGCGCTGA